In the genome of Natronorubrum sediminis, one region contains:
- a CDS encoding aldehyde dehydrogenase family protein, translating into MATRIAQRREQSYVAGEWLESENAISVSDLADGGTFAQVAAADRSVAEAALEAAHEIKPELRETTVVERAQWCEEIAAGIREREEELTEVIVREAGKPISSARGEVEQAATRFDRAAEEARNIVSKGEYREGSTEGHEGWQAIVKHEPIGSVLCIAPYNYPLATTALQAAPALAAGNSVVLKPASKTPISAAILSTVIADVDGIPDGAFNFVPGEASEIGDVLAGDDRINAIAMTGSSGAGNHIARESGMVNLHMELGGNAPAIVFEDADLADVAGSCAKGSFKYAGQRCSAISRVIAHESIHDDLVDLIEGQMDAWQAGDLFDEDTAFGPLISEEQADWVETLVDDAVEKGADLIRGGSRRAPEGVPEELGDQFFEPTLLANVPYDARIVDEEQFGPVAAITTFEDEDEALEIANGSDLALDASVFTSDHSRAMSVADRVDAGAVRINGPPSHGLGDIPFGGNKDSGIGREGLDASIHEMMRKKSIVL; encoded by the coding sequence ATGGCAACGAGAATCGCACAGCGACGAGAGCAGAGTTACGTCGCCGGAGAGTGGCTCGAGTCCGAAAACGCCATTTCGGTTTCGGATCTCGCCGATGGCGGCACCTTCGCGCAGGTTGCCGCTGCCGATCGATCCGTCGCCGAGGCGGCACTCGAGGCAGCCCACGAAATCAAGCCCGAGCTTCGAGAGACGACGGTCGTCGAACGCGCCCAGTGGTGCGAGGAAATCGCCGCTGGCATTCGCGAGCGCGAAGAAGAACTGACGGAGGTCATCGTCCGCGAAGCTGGGAAGCCGATTTCCTCTGCTCGCGGCGAGGTCGAGCAGGCCGCAACTCGGTTCGATCGAGCCGCGGAAGAGGCCCGCAATATCGTCAGCAAGGGCGAGTATCGCGAGGGCTCGACCGAGGGCCACGAGGGCTGGCAGGCCATCGTGAAACACGAACCGATCGGCTCGGTGTTGTGCATCGCCCCCTACAACTACCCGCTGGCGACGACGGCGCTCCAGGCCGCACCCGCGCTCGCCGCCGGCAACAGCGTCGTCCTCAAACCCGCGAGCAAGACGCCTATCTCGGCGGCGATCCTCTCGACCGTGATCGCCGACGTCGACGGCATTCCCGACGGGGCATTCAACTTCGTCCCCGGCGAAGCGAGCGAAATCGGTGACGTGCTCGCGGGTGACGACCGCATCAACGCGATCGCCATGACCGGTTCCTCGGGAGCTGGGAACCACATCGCCCGCGAGAGCGGGATGGTCAACCTCCACATGGAACTCGGCGGCAACGCGCCGGCGATCGTCTTCGAGGACGCGGACCTCGCGGACGTCGCAGGAAGCTGCGCCAAAGGATCGTTCAAGTACGCCGGCCAGCGCTGCTCGGCTATCTCGCGCGTGATCGCCCACGAGTCAATCCACGACGACCTCGTTGACCTCATCGAGGGGCAGATGGACGCCTGGCAGGCGGGCGACCTCTTCGACGAGGACACGGCTTTCGGCCCCCTCATCAGCGAGGAACAAGCCGACTGGGTCGAAACACTGGTCGACGACGCCGTCGAGAAGGGGGCGGATCTGATTCGCGGCGGCAGCCGTCGCGCTCCCGAAGGCGTGCCGGAGGAACTCGGCGATCAGTTCTTCGAGCCGACACTGCTCGCGAACGTTCCCTACGACGCCAGAATCGTCGACGAAGAGCAGTTCGGCCCCGTCGCAGCGATCACCACGTTCGAAGACGAAGACGAGGCACTCGAGATCGCGAACGGCTCCGACCTCGCACTGGACGCTTCCGTCTTCACGAGCGACCACTCGAGAGCGATGTCCGTTGCGGATCGAGTGGATGCGGGTGCCGTTCGCATCAACGGCCCGCCAAGCCACGGACTCGGCGACATTCCCTTCGGCGGGAACAAGGACTCGGGTATCGGCCGCGAAGGGCTCGACGCCTCGATCCACGAAATGATGCGAAAGAAGAGTATCGTCCTCTAA
- the dpsA gene encoding DNA starvation/stationary phase protection protein DpsA — MSTQKTVRQRADAVEENELRLEQEKAEQIVEALNTELANAYVLYHQLKKHHWVVEGAEFLPLHEFLEEAYEHVEEGADVIAERTQALGGVPVSGPTNQEQRATVEFEGEDVYDVRTMFQNDLEMYGDIIESMRDSIELAENLGDYATAEILREILVTLEDDGHHFEHYLEDDTLVLEEATK; from the coding sequence ATGAGCACCCAAAAGACCGTCCGCCAACGTGCAGACGCCGTCGAGGAGAACGAACTCCGTCTCGAGCAAGAGAAGGCCGAGCAGATCGTCGAGGCGCTCAACACGGAGCTTGCGAACGCCTACGTGTTGTACCACCAACTCAAAAAGCACCACTGGGTCGTCGAGGGTGCTGAGTTCCTCCCGCTCCACGAGTTCCTCGAGGAGGCCTACGAACACGTCGAGGAGGGCGCTGACGTCATCGCCGAGCGCACACAGGCCCTCGGTGGCGTCCCGGTCTCCGGCCCGACGAACCAAGAACAGCGAGCGACCGTCGAGTTCGAGGGCGAGGACGTCTACGACGTCCGAACGATGTTCCAGAACGACCTCGAGATGTACGGCGACATCATCGAGTCGATGCGCGACAGCATCGAACTCGCGGAGAACCTCGGCGACTACGCCACCGCCGAGATTCTGCGTGAGATCCTCGTGACGCTCGAAGACGACGGCCACCACTTCGAACACTACCTCGAGGACGACACCCTCGTTCTGGAAGAAGCGACGAAGTAA
- a CDS encoding macro domain-containing protein, producing MEYEIVQGDIAAQSADALVNAAGTSLEMGSGVAGALRAEAGDELDREATAKGPVDLGGVAVTDAYDLEAEFVIHAVAMPHYADGQATEASIRDATRKTLETADDLGCESLVLPALGCGVAGFDLADGAKIIGDTIDSYSPETLEDVRLIAYSHEEYETIREATGETGSTA from the coding sequence ATGGAGTACGAGATCGTCCAGGGTGATATCGCCGCACAGTCAGCCGACGCGCTCGTCAACGCCGCTGGTACCAGCCTCGAGATGGGGTCGGGTGTCGCCGGTGCGCTTCGCGCCGAAGCGGGCGACGAACTCGATCGAGAAGCCACTGCGAAGGGGCCGGTAGACCTCGGTGGGGTTGCAGTGACCGACGCCTACGACCTCGAGGCCGAGTTCGTGATTCACGCCGTGGCGATGCCCCACTACGCCGACGGGCAAGCGACGGAGGCGAGCATCCGTGATGCGACCCGAAAGACGCTGGAAACCGCGGACGACCTGGGCTGTGAGTCGCTCGTGTTGCCCGCACTCGGCTGTGGCGTCGCCGGGTTCGACCTCGCGGATGGTGCGAAGATCATCGGTGATACGATCGATTCGTACTCCCCGGAGACGCTCGAGGACGTTCGGCTCATCGCCTACAGTCACGAAGAGTACGAGACGATTCGAGAGGCGACGGGCGAGACGGGTTCGACAGCGTAA
- the purM gene encoding phosphoribosylformylglycinamidine cyclo-ligase: protein MTDPADDGSEEDRLTYAETGVDIDASEDATAALLEAFGSDLMTEYAGLLDIGDRYLALATDGVGTKLLVAEAIADFSTIGIDCIAMNVNDLVAAGVEPVAFVDYLAIDEPDDDLTNEIGEGLAVGLEESGMTLLGGETAVMPEVVSGFDLAGTCVGLAAKDDVLEGEAEVGDVLVGFASDGIHSNGLTLAREAVTREHEYTDPFPHAEDGRSIGEELLRPTRIYTDLLEAMHAHDVRAAAHITGGGWTNLLRMGERKYVVDDPFPAQPIFEFVQQEGNVTDEEMHRTFNMGTGFVVAVPEDRATDLVDATDGRIIGRVESGSEVEIRGLSLE, encoded by the coding sequence ATGACCGATCCAGCGGACGACGGGAGCGAGGAGGACCGGCTCACCTACGCCGAGACGGGTGTCGACATCGACGCCAGCGAGGACGCGACGGCGGCCTTGCTCGAGGCGTTCGGCAGCGATCTGATGACCGAGTACGCGGGCCTACTCGACATCGGGGACCGATACCTCGCGCTGGCGACCGACGGCGTCGGCACGAAACTCCTCGTCGCCGAAGCGATTGCGGACTTCTCGACGATCGGAATCGACTGCATCGCGATGAACGTCAACGACCTCGTGGCCGCGGGCGTCGAACCCGTTGCCTTCGTCGACTACCTCGCGATCGACGAACCCGACGACGACCTGACGAACGAGATCGGCGAGGGACTCGCAGTGGGGCTCGAGGAGTCGGGCATGACCCTGCTCGGCGGAGAGACGGCCGTCATGCCCGAAGTCGTCTCCGGGTTCGACCTCGCGGGGACCTGCGTCGGCCTCGCCGCGAAAGACGACGTGCTCGAGGGCGAGGCCGAGGTCGGCGACGTCCTCGTCGGCTTCGCCTCAGATGGCATCCACTCGAACGGACTGACGCTCGCTCGCGAGGCCGTCACTCGGGAGCACGAGTACACCGATCCGTTTCCCCACGCCGAGGACGGTCGTTCGATCGGCGAGGAACTTCTCCGCCCGACGCGGATCTACACGGACCTGCTCGAGGCGATGCACGCTCACGACGTTCGCGCAGCGGCCCACATCACGGGTGGTGGCTGGACCAACCTGCTTCGGATGGGCGAGCGAAAGTACGTCGTCGACGATCCGTTCCCGGCCCAGCCGATCTTCGAGTTCGTCCAGCAGGAGGGCAACGTTACCGACGAGGAGATGCACCGCACGTTCAACATGGGAACCGGTTTCGTCGTCGCCGTCCCCGAAGACCGGGCGACGGATCTGGTCGACGCGACCGACGGACGGATCATCGGCCGCGTCGAATCGGGTTCAGAAGTCGAGATTCGCGGCCTCTCGCTCGAGTAG
- a CDS encoding zinc metalloprotease: protein MDTNTPTRTRREPELTFSSKELFDLALAWVTLSVAFALFIEPVHSGEVDIQHFVLMVGLSFITVGVAFLLHELAHKIVAIEHGQIAEFRADYQMLFLAIMIALLGFLFAAPGAVYHRGQITKRENAMVALAGPVTNHLLALMFLPLLIFPDPLRTIGAMGVTINLFLAAFNMIPFGPLDGKSVWNWNKGVCLLVFIPSLTLALLALVEIGLFG from the coding sequence ATGGATACGAACACCCCCACTCGAACTCGTCGCGAACCGGAGTTGACGTTCTCCAGTAAGGAGTTGTTCGACCTCGCACTCGCCTGGGTCACGCTCTCGGTCGCATTTGCACTATTTATTGAGCCAGTTCATAGTGGAGAAGTAGACATTCAACATTTTGTCCTAATGGTTGGATTGAGTTTTATTACAGTTGGTGTTGCATTCTTGTTACACGAACTCGCACACAAAATTGTCGCAATAGAACATGGTCAAATAGCAGAATTCCGCGCGGATTATCAAATGCTATTTCTAGCAATTATGATTGCCTTGCTCGGTTTCCTCTTTGCTGCACCCGGAGCGGTTTATCACCGTGGACAGATTACGAAACGCGAAAATGCGATGGTAGCACTCGCAGGCCCGGTCACTAATCACTTGCTTGCGTTAATGTTCCTCCCACTCTTAATCTTCCCAGATCCGCTTCGGACGATTGGTGCAATGGGTGTAACAATCAATCTCTTTCTCGCCGCTTTCAACATGATCCCATTCGGCCCACTCGATGGAAAGTCGGTCTGGAATTGGAATAAAGGAGTCTGCTTACTCGTCTTTATTCCGAGTTTGACATTGGCACTGCTTGCTCTCGTCGAGATAGGTTTGTTCGGTTAA
- a CDS encoding TraB/GumN family protein: MSDVGDADVPDPPEPSADEEGSVHVLGTAHVSQASVDEVHETVDREEPDVVAVELDESRYRQMQGGTPDDIEAKDLLSGNTVFQFLAYWMLSYVQSRLGERFDIEPGSDMRAAIEAAERNESGVALVDRDIQITIQRFWRRLSIVEKLKMIGGLALGVTDPRTIGLAFGAAVGLFVGFVFAAFLAPLFGLGDMLLLGITDAGTLQYAGALIGGGVGGALLGMLFLPSLGSSNSSGAIDGFTIRLLAGVVLGVGGCLALVATETFVGPFSAGAFESTGTYAIRGTVGVVAGVGIGVAAGALLGIILDVLSGDVEDIEEVDIEEMTDGDVVRAMMEEFRQFSPRGANALIDERDAYIANHLHKLKAQGYDVVAVVGAGHKAGIERHLENPSEIPTLESISGTASGRRFSPLKILGYLVMLGFIGFFFLLIMAGVQDTFLLQLFGAWFLFNGFFAFTLARLAGARWSSAGVGGSVAWLTSINPLLAPGWFAGYVELKHRPVNVGDIQRLNNIIGDTERPLEDALSEMFDVPLFRLIMIVALTNIGSMIATLLFPVAVLPWLAPEIGGVDALMGELLNGAENTLELLRGLLT; the protein is encoded by the coding sequence ATGAGCGATGTAGGCGACGCCGACGTGCCGGACCCCCCGGAGCCATCGGCAGATGAAGAGGGCTCCGTCCACGTTCTCGGGACGGCACACGTTTCACAGGCGAGCGTCGACGAAGTCCACGAAACGGTCGATCGCGAAGAACCAGACGTCGTCGCCGTCGAACTCGACGAGAGTCGCTACCGCCAGATGCAAGGCGGCACGCCCGACGACATCGAGGCGAAGGATCTTCTCTCGGGCAACACGGTCTTTCAATTTCTGGCATACTGGATGCTCTCGTACGTCCAATCTCGACTCGGTGAACGCTTCGATATCGAACCCGGGTCGGACATGCGGGCGGCAATCGAGGCCGCCGAACGTAACGAAAGCGGCGTCGCACTCGTCGACCGGGACATTCAGATCACTATCCAGCGCTTCTGGCGACGGTTGTCCATCGTCGAGAAGCTAAAGATGATCGGCGGGTTGGCTCTCGGGGTCACCGACCCCCGGACCATCGGACTTGCATTCGGTGCAGCCGTCGGCCTCTTCGTCGGCTTCGTCTTCGCCGCGTTTCTCGCACCGCTGTTCGGGCTGGGAGACATGCTGTTGCTCGGTATCACCGACGCCGGCACGCTCCAGTACGCTGGTGCCCTGATCGGCGGCGGCGTCGGTGGCGCACTCCTTGGAATGCTCTTCTTGCCCTCGCTCGGCTCGAGCAACTCGAGCGGTGCCATCGACGGCTTCACAATCCGGCTCCTCGCCGGCGTCGTCCTCGGGGTCGGCGGTTGTCTCGCACTCGTCGCGACCGAGACCTTCGTCGGTCCGTTCTCTGCCGGCGCCTTCGAGAGCACCGGGACCTACGCGATTCGCGGTACGGTCGGCGTCGTCGCGGGAGTCGGAATCGGTGTCGCGGCCGGAGCACTCCTCGGCATCATTCTCGACGTGCTCAGCGGCGACGTCGAAGACATCGAGGAAGTCGACATCGAGGAGATGACCGACGGCGACGTCGTCAGAGCGATGATGGAAGAGTTCCGTCAGTTCAGCCCCCGCGGCGCGAACGCCCTGATCGACGAACGCGACGCCTACATCGCGAATCACCTGCACAAACTCAAGGCGCAGGGCTACGACGTCGTCGCCGTCGTCGGTGCCGGACACAAAGCCGGTATCGAACGACACCTCGAGAACCCCTCCGAGATTCCGACGCTCGAGTCGATCTCCGGGACCGCGTCTGGCCGTCGGTTCTCACCGCTGAAGATTCTGGGCTACCTGGTCATGCTCGGCTTCATCGGGTTCTTCTTCCTGCTCATCATGGCCGGCGTCCAGGACACGTTCCTGTTGCAACTCTTCGGCGCGTGGTTCCTGTTCAACGGCTTCTTCGCGTTCACGCTCGCCAGACTCGCGGGTGCCCGGTGGTCGAGTGCCGGCGTCGGTGGCTCCGTCGCCTGGCTCACCAGCATCAACCCGCTTTTGGCACCCGGTTGGTTCGCCGGCTACGTCGAACTCAAACACCGGCCGGTCAACGTCGGCGACATCCAGCGGCTCAACAACATCATCGGCGACACCGAACGGCCACTCGAGGACGCTCTCTCGGAGATGTTCGACGTGCCCCTGTTCCGACTCATCATGATCGTTGCGTTGACCAACATCGGGAGCATGATCGCGACGTTGCTGTTCCCCGTCGCCGTCTTGCCGTGGCTGGCACCCGAAATCGGCGGCGTCGACGCGCTGATGGGCGAACTACTCAACGGCGCAGAGAACACACTCGAGTTGCTTCGGGGTCTGTTGACGTGA
- a CDS encoding acyl-CoA thioesterase encodes MTDLMETLVENREMVQPNHANMLETAHGGNVMKWMDEVGAMSAMRFSGENCVTARVNRMNFERPIAVGDTAFITAYVYDAGISSVKVRLVTEREDLRTREREQTTESYFVYVAIDEDNEPTSVPALTVSSEEGEQRRTLALEGENGDS; translated from the coding sequence ATGACCGATCTCATGGAGACGCTCGTGGAGAATCGCGAAATGGTTCAACCTAACCACGCGAACATGCTCGAGACGGCCCACGGTGGGAACGTGATGAAGTGGATGGACGAGGTGGGTGCGATGTCTGCGATGCGATTTTCCGGCGAAAACTGTGTCACCGCCCGCGTCAACCGGATGAACTTCGAGCGACCGATCGCCGTCGGCGATACGGCGTTTATCACGGCCTACGTCTACGACGCCGGGATCTCGAGCGTGAAGGTTCGACTGGTAACCGAACGGGAGGACCTCCGGACGCGAGAGCGAGAGCAGACGACCGAATCCTACTTCGTCTACGTCGCCATCGACGAGGACAACGAGCCGACGTCCGTTCCGGCGTTGACGGTATCCAGCGAGGAGGGTGAACAGCGTAGAACGCTCGCTCTCGAGGGCGAGAACGGCGATTCCTGA